Part of the Sulfuricurvum kujiense DSM 16994 genome, TATTTCCTTTTAGTGTCGCAAATATGTTGCAAATGAGAAAATTATCAAAAAGCGAATGGTTTTGAGATGATTTTTAGTCAATAAAATATAAAAATCTAACGTTAGGAAGGTACGGATATATTTCCCAAATGCCCGGCTAGATAACCGCTGGCAAATGACCATTGGAGATTGTATCCTCCGCAGGGACCGTCGAGATTCATCACTTCGCCGCAGAAATAGAGACCTTTAATCAGTTTGCTCTCCATGCTCTCGGGGCGTATCTCTTTGAGCGATACACCTCCGCGTGTGATCATCGCCATTTTAAACCCATCATGTCCGATTACGGTGAGGGGTGTCCATGCGAGAAGTTTGATGAGACGGTCTCTGACAATCCCCTCTTGCTGATTGAATCCGATGTCCGGATCGGCATTTGCGAGAGTACACAGCGCACGGCAGAGTGATTCGGGAAGCAGGGTCATGAGATGGGTAAGAATCGGTTGTTCCGGATTTCTGTGAATCTCATTTTTGATATGGTTTCGGAGTTGCTCTTCGTTAAGTCCTTTGGTCATATTGATGAGCAAAGGTACGGAACCGTATTTCTCGATCAGAGGGGTAATTTCGCGGGCAACGTCGAGGACGACGGGACCTCGTATACCGGTTTGGGTGAATATGAGATCCCCTGACGCACGGATATTTTTGGCTTTGGGGAGATCGATGCGAATTTCCACTTTGGGGATCGTATCGGCGCGGCATCCGCTTACCCATGTTTCAGCGGTTTGCAACGGCATCATAGCGGGGTAGAGTTCGGTTATTTTGTGGCCTGCCGCAGCGGCAATGGCAAATCCGTCTCCCTCAGCTCCCAGT contains:
- a CDS encoding NAD(P)/FAD-dependent oxidoreductase, producing MQNFDKTSYDVIVVGAGAAGLIAAITAARGGKKVLLLEKLSKIASKLKATGGGRCNLTNTLGNDEFMSRFGREGRFMTPALNCFDHKKLISFFAEIGVESHAPDGYRVFPLSHSSTTIITALEEELERVGVTLITEVRVERLEHDGERILGVSTANQTYNAPHVIIATGGLGYPQLGAEGDGFAIAAAAGHKITELYPAMMPLQTAETWVSGCRADTIPKVEIRIDLPKAKNIRASGDLIFTQTGIRGPVVLDVAREITPLIEKYGSVPLLINMTKGLNEEQLRNHIKNEIHRNPEQPILTHLMTLLPESLCRALCTLANADPDIGFNQQEGIVRDRLIKLLAWTPLTVIGHDGFKMAMITRGGVSLKEIRPESMESKLIKGLYFCGEVMNLDGPCGGYNLQWSFASGYLAGHLGNISVPS